GTCTTTGGACTTTTGTACATGTGTCCATGTTACCCTCTCCTCTGGTCATCAAACTGAACCAGCACCAGCAAAAATGCTTCTGTCCTTCTTGGAGAAGATGGAAGGAACTTAAGGAATTTTTGAAATGCCAAAACAAAAAGGGTGCTTAGCTGACTCTGGAACCAGCAAAAGAGCTGGGAGGGTGTGTTGGCTTTAACAGTTCCATCATGCTTGTGCTGGATGTTCCCAAGATATGTATGGAAGGACTCTGCATGCTGACTCCTCTGACAGTAACTCAGAGTGAGCGTGCTGTACTGGGAAATTAACTGGGGTCCCTGTCAGTACCCCCTGGCACTCTGGGTGTGCTGATTTTCAGAGTCATCATGCCATTTGCTGAGTTGTGGAGCTTCCTGTCTGATTTCACACTGcccttgctgcccttctgcaTGTCCCATATGCGAATCCTTGGTTTCCTCTGAAccaggcagctctgtgttcaGAGCTGATCTCAGTAGCATGCTGGCCCTGATGCCCAGGGAAACTGTCCTCTCTGTGGTTACAAAggtgctgctttccttttctgtcaCTGAAGGCATCAGATCATGCTATGGGAGAGAAAGATCCAGCTGACCAGAGAGATGCGTGCAGCAGTGGATTCTCAGATGGGACAAGGTGAAATCCGAGCCATGAGGCACGAGATACACAGGATGCAAGTAAGCTACTGGGAAAGGGCTGAGGAGGGAAAGCTGCACACAGCGTATTCAGCTTTGGGGTTGCTGAAATGTAAGGCAGGAGATGAGAAACAGGCTGGGGAAGTAGTATCCTCAAGGCTGCAGCAATACTGGAAGCCTTACCACCCTGCAGCTAGGTTGAATTAAATACATCCATCCCATGTGTGCTTCATCAGTTCCTGGTGCATGAGGTGTAACGGGCTGCAGCGGAACCCAGGTGTACCTGAGAAACTCGTTTAAAATGTAGCATGTCTGCCACCTTATTCTGTGACCCTTATTTATAAGCAAAGAAATGTTGATGACTTTTAATGTCTGGCAAAGCAACTTTTCCCTTGTATTCTCAGGatgcttctgctcttctgatTTTGCTGTTGCTAATGAGTTCCAGTAACGATTTTTGAAGGTTATCTTAGATGAGTTAataatccagccctctgccttccACACAAGGCAGACCAGAAATTAGAGCAAATTTGGCCTGCCAGTGCTCATGTGTCAGGTGTATCTGGTTTATGTTGATGGGACTTGCCCCACAGAGGACTTCAATTAGGTGTCCTTCATAAGCATTCATTATTGTTCAGCCTGGTTTGTATCTTGTCCAATGTCAGGTCCACTATGGCCAACTGatgaagcagcaggagaagatgATTCAGGATATGGAGGCATCTGTTTCTCGTAGAGAGGTGATATCGACTCGTGGAGAGGCTCAGAACAAAACAGATAAGAAACGTATCACCAAGAGTGACTTCCACAGCAAGAAacaggagctgaggaagaagatcCGTGAAACACAGAAGGTGAGCAAGTgggggagggctgcaggagtTCATGCAGCCTTTGTGTGCCTTCCAATGAGCATCAGCATGGACTGGAGGGGTGTTGGAACACAGGCCCTGCACAGGGACACCACTGCTCTACAGTGCTGTCACCCCTGCACAGGGGCAGGCTTTGGAAACTCATTAGAAAAAAAGGCCTCCTGGGAAGATGGTcaggaaagcagctgagctgaagaACCAGTACCTgctatttccttctcttttgtttACCAGAACACCGAAGACTGCAACAAAACCATCCTGGAGCTGGAGAGCACCCAAGCATCCCTTAGTGGCACCttctcagaaaagcagcaggaactgctcaggctgcaggctgagtCCGATGGCCTCGACTCAGAGGCAGAACATCTTCAGCAGAGGAAGCGATGGGTGAGCACACATCTGCTTCCTTGCAGCACATGAGCCAAACACAACCTGCTGTGCTCTTCCGTGGCCACCTCCCCAGCTCGCTGTCTCCTGAACTGGGTGTGCTTGGTGTGTAATTTTAGTAACACTTAAAGTTAATTGAGCACGTATCGAGGGCTCATAGTGGTCCTGAAGTGATGCTGCAGTTGTACTCTTGGTAAGGCAGTATTCACCTGGCAGCATCAGCCTGAAGGACATTGTTTGTGTCTTGAAAATACCCAGTACCAGCTCTCCTTTGTGAGCACTTGCTGGTTACTCATCAGTAGGTTACAGATTTGAGAGCCAGCCTAAGGCCTGACTTGACCTCCTGTGAAGTGTTTAAGTTGGTGAAACTCTGTCCTGGCAAGCACTGCCTTGTACACCCAGGTACTTCTCTGATTTAGGGAACATCCAATatctaaaaatactttttttccccctctcggTTGATGTGTAGATGTAGCTCTCAGGGATATAGTTAgtagtggacttggcagtgctgggtttatggttggactcaatcttaaagttttttttccaacttaCAAGGTGCTGTGACTGTTCCCCTACAGAATGGTGATCCTGTTTGGCTGTTACAATGTAGATTTCATAACACTGTCCTTCTACTCCAGCCCTTGTTTGAAGATGGGATGGTTACAGGACCCGTGACATGAAACACATCAGTTTCTTTAGTTCTCTCCTGGCTGCAGTCTGCTGTCAAGGTACTTTCTGATGTTGCTTTCTTTCCGCAGAACCTTTGGGAGATTGTGGCCTACCAGGCACGCCAGAAGCATCTGCAGGCACTGAAGGAAGGGAGGTACACTCCCCTCTGCCATACTGAACAAGCTTGgagaaaggagcagcagaagctgcaggacaGGCTCCGTGCCATCGATGCCATCGTCCACCAGgtccagcaggaacatccccagcACCAAAGGACTCTCCAGTGGCTCAGTCAGTGCTTGgaatccaggctctgctcacggGAAGCTTGACAGAAACGGACAAATCTCATATAACCATCTGCCTcctgctggaggctgcaggCTTTGtcaataaatataaaaaataagcATGGGTAGAGTTTAATATTTATTAAAGAGGGTAGCGCTGCGCGTGTTTTCGTTGTTTCGGTTTCCGTTTTGCTTTAAAAGGGAAGTTCATCGCTTCCGTGATGGGGGTTTGGGGCCGGTGCAGCCTTGACTTGCGAGCTGGAGCAGCCGCCCGAGCCGCCGCTCTCCCCTCGGCTTCTGCACAGGCTCCAAGCGGCAGCGGCAGCGACAGCAGCGGCTGCGAGGGCTGAGCGGctccaggaaggggaaaagacCCACCCAGGGCCAGCGCGGTGCTTGGGGCCGGCCCCGCCCCGCAGCCAGCGGCGTGACCCGGATCGTTACCGCCGCGCTACCGGGAGGCCGGGCTGGCGAGGCCATGCCGGGGCCGCGGGCCCTAGTCGCTGCCGCCGCGCTGCTGCTGTCTTTGCCGGTCCCCGCCGCGGCTCGCAGCCCTGGGACTGCCAGCTGCGACTTACCCCCGGCCGGGCGTTTCGACTGCGGCCCCGAGCGGCTCGTGTCCCGGGAGGACTGCGAAGCACGGGGCTGCTGCTACGTGCCCGCCGGTCCCGGTCCTGGCCCACCCTGGTGCTTCTTTCCCCAGGGCTACCGGAGCTACCGGGCGGAGAACCTGACAGCTACCGCCACTGGCTACTCCGCCCGGCTCCGCCGCGTAGCTGCTAGCTTCCTGCCGGGGGACGTGGGCTGCCTGCGGCTGGACCTGGCGCTGGAGACCGCCACCCGCCTGCGCTTCACGGTGCGCCCTGACCCCACCCTGGCCGTGGGCCCGGCTCCAAGAGCCGCCCCACGCTGACCCCCGGTTTCTGCCCCGGCAGCTCCGGGACTTGGCCCGGCAGCGTTACGAGGTGCCGCTGGCCACACCGCGGGCCAGCGGCCGAGCCACCTCCACGCTTTACGAGGTGCAGGTGAACCAGGATCCCTTCGGCCTCGTCGTCTACCGGCAGCGGGACGGACAGGTCTTGTAAGTGCCCCGTGCCGGGCGAAGGCTTCCCTTGCCTTCCTGCAGGGATTGAGGCTGGAAGTGGGACCTGACGCCAGCCCCAGTGATGAGCGGAATGGGAGCCAGGGTGCTGCAGGGGGcactggtgacagcagcagggtggcagtcaggagctgcaggggtTTTGCTGTGACCCCTTCTGCAGTTCGGGGGCTGGGAGGGCTATCCCAGCTCTCGGCTAAAATCTGGTTGTTTTACTTGGTGATGAGCATCTGTGACCCTCCCCAAGGCTGGCTGTCCTCCAGCTCggtgctgcctcctccctggtcACCAGAGCTGTTTGCTGGAGTGTCCCTTTCTCTTTGGCAGGTTGAACACCACCGTCGCTCCCCTCTTCTTTGCAGACCAGTTTCTGCAGATCTCTACCTCCTTGCCCTCTCGTTTTGTttctgggctgggggagcacCTGACACCACTTATCCTCAACACAACATGGACTAGGGTCACCCTCTGGAATCGGGACATGGCGCCTGTGGTATGGAACAGGGCTAAGGGACAGGGAGATAGCTCGCTTGCACTTACAGGGGTGGCCTCGTGGCCTCTCATGCCTTGACCAGGGAAAGGTGTCCATGCCAGTTGAGCTCTGGCACCTGTCCTCTGCCTTGGGCAAGCCTGTGGGACTGTTGTCCCCAGGGGTGGCTTTGTCCTCCTCAGGGCCCTGTGTTGCTCAGAAGCTACTTTTCCCTGTATggtccagggatggtgcttggggcagagctctgctgactCGGGCAGTGTTTGGGGCTGCAAGCCCTGGGTTTACACCTCAAGAGATGACAGTGCTTCTGGGCAAAGGCAAGAGGCAGGCgagtgggtgggtgggtgctgtgccagggtctcTGGTGGAGCCTTGCTGGCAccacactgtgctctgctccagccccaggtcAACCTCTACGGCTCCCACCCTTTCTACCTGGTGATAGAGGATGGTGGTTCGGCTCATGGTGTCTTTCTGCTGAACAGCAACGCAATGGGTGAGTCctgtggaggtgctgggcacGGGCTTGGCCCCTGTCCTCATCCTCATCTTGTTCATCTGATGCTTGTGCTTCCccagatgtgctgctgcagcccagtccAGCCCTGACCTGGCGCACAACAGGTGGGATCCTGGACTTCTACATCTTCCTGGGCCCTGATCCCAAGAGTGTGGTGCGGCAGTACCTGGATGTTGTTGGTAGGGCCAAGCTGTGGTTGGGGAACATGGGACCCTGGGATGGCTTTGCTGGGATGCTGCGAGTGGCACAATgaggccagcagagcagcatgggGGGGAGCATGATGCTGGGCTGTCCCTGGGCCCACCTGGCCAGCACTCACCCTCCTGGCTTCCAGGATACCCTTTCATGCCCCCATACTGGGGCCTGGGCTTTCACCTCTGCCGCTGGGGCTACTCCTCCACTGATATCACCCGGCAGGTCGTGGCCAATATGTCAGCAGCTCGCTTCCCTCAGGTAGGTCTTTGCTGCTCCCTGAAGTCTCTGCCCAAAAGCGGCcatggaggggctgagggagagcCCTTGTGGGTCTGGGGTCTTGTGGCAGTGTGCAGGGGGTCCCTGCGCCTTACTGAGCACCGGTGCCACCATCCCCAGGATGTACAGTGGAATGACCTGGATTATGCAGATGCCAAGAGGGATTTCACCTTCAACAAGAAAAGCTTTAAGGACTACCCAGAGATGGTGCAGGACTTCCACCGCCGTGGCCTGAGGTACATCATGATTGTGGTGAGTGACAtccttggctgtgctggagctctcACATGGGTAGGCTGGTACTGAggctcccagctgctcccagggacAATGATGGAGCTTCCTCTGAGGAAGGTGAGggaggctgctccctgcccttgcTTGTGAAGCCCTGGCTTTGTGCCCTGCCAGGATCCTGGGATCAGCAGCTCAGGACCTCCTGGCACCTACAAGCCGTACGACGAGGGACTGAAGCGAGGCGTGTTCATCAGAAACACCACGGGGCAGCCCCTGATTGGGAAGGTGAGTGTGGGGAGCAGCCCCAGTCCCTGTGGGAGGGGGCTTGGGCGGAGCTATGTTGGGAAGAACCCTGAGAGCTGGAGGGAAACACCCATGGAATGGCTGTGGTGGAGAATGGGGTAACACATGGGGACTGTAGGGTGCAGAGGGTCTGAGGACAGCAGGTCTTTTCCCGTTGCTGTCTCACTCCTTCAGGTCTGGCCAGGTCCAACAGCCTTCCCAGACTTCACCAACCCAGAGACTCATGAGTGGTGGCATGACATGGTGAAGGACTTCCATGACCAAGTGCCCTTTGATGGCATGTGGATTGTGAGTGTCTCCCACAAGGCTGCCACCTGTGGCTCCCTGGCTGGGCTCCGAGCATGGCAGTGAGAACATCCCATcgtttccctccccttcccttccctccaaagGACATGAACGAGCCCTCAAACTTTGTGGATGGCTCCCAGGATGGCTGTCCCAACAACGACCTGGAGCAGCCACTCTATGTGCCAGGTATGGGGAGCCCCAGGAGGAGCCCAGGGCATGCTCCAGGCCCCACCAAGTGGGCTCTGAGCCACCACCTCTCCCATGCAGGTGTGTTTGGAGGACGCCTCCAAGCTGGGACCATCTGTGCCTCCAGCCAGCAGTACCTCTCCTCGCACTACAACCTGCACAGCCTCTATGGGCTGACTGAGGCCATCGCCACCCACGAGTAAGCCTGGGGCTCgtgccacagctccagctgcccaggAGGAGTTATGTACATCCCAGGgaatgccagagcaggagcctgcATTGCAGCGTGGGCATCTGGGGTTTGGTGGGTGGGTGAGGGTTTGATTGCTAATGCAGttatctgctgctgccagcccagtgctggatggggctggagctgatGCAGTGTGGCcatgctggctcctgggctgggGGATTGTGTCCTGATCACTGTCCTgtctcatcctgccctgtggaTGAGATGGCACTGGATGTCTCCCCTGCCATTTGCccgctctgtgctgctgctgggaggcacTGAGCTCCTTTCCTGTGTGAGTGGTGCTGAGAAGACCTTGTCCTGCCCTCAGTGCACTGCTGAGGATCCGTGGCAACCGTCCCTTTGTCATCTCACGCTCCACATTTGCTGGGCACGGGCGCTACGCAGGACACTGGACAGGGGATGTTGGCAGCAACTGGGAGCAGCTGTACTACTCTGTACCAGGTAGGCTGCAGAGTCCTGGGGTCACATCCACCACCACTTCCCCCTGCACTTCCCCTGTAGCTGGGGGCTTCTCTGTGCCCCTGAAGCCCTCTGTGCACCCTCCACAGAGGTGCTGCTCTTCAACCTCTTTGGAGTGCCACTGGTGGGTGCTGACATCTGTGGCTTTGCTGGTGACACATCGGAGGAGCTGTGTGTGCGCTGGACCCAGCTGGGAGCCTTCTACCCCTTCATGAGGAATCACAACGACCACGGTGCCCGGGTGAGCACCCTCGCCTGGCGGGCAGTGGGCAGGGCAGTGGCTgggaggctggggcaggggtggaTGCTCTGGGGTTGTGCaagcagctgccctgcctgcgGGGACAAGCGGCTGGTGCCGCTGCTGGGACACGTGCCATCAGTGCCAGGCCTGTGCCTTGCAGGTCTCTGCCCTGTGTCCCTGTTGTTTCTCCCTGTGTGGTCTGAGCATCCTCCTTTGGCCTCTCTCCTGCAGTCACAGGAGCCATATGCCTtcagcccagcagcccaggcagccaTGAGGAATGCTCTCCACCTCCGCTactccctcctgcccttcctctACACCCTCTTCCACCGAGCTCACTCGGCCGGGGAGACGGTGGCACGGCCTCTCTTCCTCGAGTGAGTGCCAGCCCAGATGGGGCTGATGGGTGCCAGGCTCagcaggaggtggctgcaggttctccctgcccctccccatccttccccaggttccCTAAGGACCCCAACACATGGACTGTGGACCGCCAGCTCATGTGGGGTGGGGGGCTGCTCATCACAcctgtgctggaggcaggaAAGACCAAAGTCAGTGGCTACTTCCCGGCGGGGACGTGGTACAGCCTCACAGGGGTGAGTGCTTCCTTTCCCTGCCTTGGGGCTTTCAGGTGGTCACACAGTGGGATCCTGCACCCCACTTCTGGTATCAGCcccccagggctgtgccttGCCTGCCTTTGCTCGTGGCCATTCAAGAGCAGCCACCTTGGGTTGGGACCCTCTTGGCCACACCGTTCCCTATGTGTGCTCCTTCCTCTTGCTGTTTAGGACTCCACCATCCACAGCAAAGGGCAGTGGATCCTCTTACCAGCTCCCCTGGACACAATTAATGTTCATGTCCGTGCTGGGCACATCCTGCCCTTGCAGGTGAGGCCCTCAGCACTGTGGTGATGCCACTGCAACCTGCCtggccagcccctgcctgcgatggggcagggcagagggctgTGACACAGTCACCAGCAGACTGCACATTGCCAAGGCTGTGGTGCTCAGCTGGGGTGGGGTAAAAGCGACTCAGACAGTGCTCAGAGCTCTTCCTGATCCCGTGCCCCAGGAGCCTGCATTCAGCACTGCCCAGTCCCGCAAGAAGGGCATGGCCTTGGTCGTGGCACTGACACTGGATGGCTTTGCCAGAGGAGACCTATTCTGGGATGatggagagagctggcagagcttTGAGAATGGGGACTACACTGAGATCCTCTTTCTGGCCACTCATGTGAGTGAGGAGGGGACTGCTGCTGGGGGGTATGTCCCTGGTGTCTGTGGGACACGTCACAGGCAGCACCATGCCTTGGTCCAGCCCAGCTGTGTTGTGCCAAAAGTGCCGGACTGAGCAGTTCCA
The Indicator indicator isolate 239-I01 chromosome 29, UM_Iind_1.1, whole genome shotgun sequence genome window above contains:
- the GAA gene encoding lysosomal alpha-glucosidase, translated to MPGPRALVAAAALLLSLPVPAAARSPGTASCDLPPAGRFDCGPERLVSREDCEARGCCYVPAGPGPGPPWCFFPQGYRSYRAENLTATATGYSARLRRVAASFLPGDVGCLRLDLALETATRLRFTLRDLARQRYEVPLATPRASGRATSTLYEVQVNQDPFGLVVYRQRDGQVLLNTTVAPLFFADQFLQISTSLPSRFVSGLGEHLTPLILNTTWTRVTLWNRDMAPVPQVNLYGSHPFYLVIEDGGSAHGVFLLNSNAMDVLLQPSPALTWRTTGGILDFYIFLGPDPKSVVRQYLDVVGYPFMPPYWGLGFHLCRWGYSSTDITRQVVANMSAARFPQDVQWNDLDYADAKRDFTFNKKSFKDYPEMVQDFHRRGLRYIMIVDPGISSSGPPGTYKPYDEGLKRGVFIRNTTGQPLIGKVWPGPTAFPDFTNPETHEWWHDMVKDFHDQVPFDGMWIDMNEPSNFVDGSQDGCPNNDLEQPLYVPGVFGGRLQAGTICASSQQYLSSHYNLHSLYGLTEAIATHDALLRIRGNRPFVISRSTFAGHGRYAGHWTGDVGSNWEQLYYSVPEVLLFNLFGVPLVGADICGFAGDTSEELCVRWTQLGAFYPFMRNHNDHGARSQEPYAFSPAAQAAMRNALHLRYSLLPFLYTLFHRAHSAGETVARPLFLEFPKDPNTWTVDRQLMWGGGLLITPVLEAGKTKVSGYFPAGTWYSLTGDSTIHSKGQWILLPAPLDTINVHVRAGHILPLQEPAFSTAQSRKKGMALVVALTLDGFARGDLFWDDGESWQSFENGDYTEILFLATHGAVLSQLLQASAHLDGVLLEAVTVLGVTSPPRQVLANGALVGDFSYRSDTQVLRVPVSLPMWEQFVITWS